In Capsicum annuum cultivar UCD-10X-F1 chromosome 11, UCD10Xv1.1, whole genome shotgun sequence, one genomic interval encodes:
- the LOC107847758 gene encoding uncharacterized protein LOC107847758 isoform X6: protein MGEEERRNIYHQLSKWEVSKEDLLHMLRYNTNKLLPKKLGIFDLRKICSHGMTYGAMESACFTCKGLLVDEGDSYFCSRSGTNERICRKDMIHYVKVSENPWQIPDTVQNISLRKWHRQGGNLILEFNQAMIDQRNFVIDKIKTHTMMDNETELYIDVEVVYSYFLVNTPDFSDKKFSICQVLKSAANVTFKSEEEEFYLKLDENIYAKPVHCIRRMKKKEAIEEFETKFLYNTHIGWEEWCSGDIEYSFTTQMLPLRIVSRLLKRQPE from the exons ATGGGAGAAGAAGAAAGGAGGAATATATATCATCAACTTTCAAAATGGGAAGTCTCAAAAGAAGATTTGTTGCATATGTTACGATATAATACCAACAAATTGTTGCCTAAGAAGTTGGGAATTTTTGATCTGCGAAAAATTTG CTCCCACGGGATGACCTATGGAGCAATGGAGAGTGCCTGTTTTACTTGCAAAGGACTACTTGTCGATGAAGGTGATTCTTACTTCTGTAGCAGATCAGGAACGAACGAACGTATATGTCGTAAAGATATGATTCATTATGTAAAGGTTTCAGAGAATCCTTGGCAAATtccagatacagtacaaaacattTCATTGAGAAAG TGGCATAGGCAAGGGGGGAATCTGATTCTAGAGTTTAATCAAGCCATGATCGATCAAAGAAACTTTGTGATAGATAAAATAAAGACACATACGATGATGGACAATGAAACAGAGCTGTATATAGATGTTGAAGTTGTATACAGTTATTTTCTGGTCAATACACCTGATTTTTCAGATAAAAAGTTCTCCATTTGTCAAGTGTTAAAAAGTGCAGCAAACGTCACGTTTAAATCTGAGGAGGaggaattttatttgaaattagatGAGAATATTTATGCAAAACCTGTGCACTGTATTCGACGcatgaagaaaaaagaagcaaTTGAAGAGTTTGAAACAAAATTCCTCTACAACACCCACATTGGGTGGGAGGAATGGTGTAGTGGAGACAtcgaatattcattcactactcaGATGTTACCATTGAGGATTGTGAGTA GATTACTTAAGAGGCAACCTGAATGA
- the LOC107847758 gene encoding uncharacterized protein LOC107847758 isoform X5, with translation MGEEERRNIYHQLSKWEVSKEDLLHMLRYNTNKLLPKKLGIFDLRKICVSSHGMTYGAMESACFTCKGLLVDEGDSYFCSRSGTNERICRKDMIHYVKVSENPWQIPDTVQNISLRKWHRQGGNLILEFNQAMIDQRNFVIDKIKTHTMMDNETELYIDVEVVYSYFLVNTPDFSDKKFSICQVLKSAANVTFKSEEEEFYLKLDENIYAKPVHCIRRMKKKEAIEEFETKFLYNTHIGWEEWCSGDIEYSFTTQMLPLRIVSRLLKRQPE, from the exons ATGGGAGAAGAAGAAAGGAGGAATATATATCATCAACTTTCAAAATGGGAAGTCTCAAAAGAAGATTTGTTGCATATGTTACGATATAATACCAACAAATTGTTGCCTAAGAAGTTGGGAATTTTTGATCTGCGAAAAATTTG TGTTAGCTCCCACGGGATGACCTATGGAGCAATGGAGAGTGCCTGTTTTACTTGCAAAGGACTACTTGTCGATGAAGGTGATTCTTACTTCTGTAGCAGATCAGGAACGAACGAACGTATATGTCGTAAAGATATGATTCATTATGTAAAGGTTTCAGAGAATCCTTGGCAAATtccagatacagtacaaaacattTCATTGAGAAAG TGGCATAGGCAAGGGGGGAATCTGATTCTAGAGTTTAATCAAGCCATGATCGATCAAAGAAACTTTGTGATAGATAAAATAAAGACACATACGATGATGGACAATGAAACAGAGCTGTATATAGATGTTGAAGTTGTATACAGTTATTTTCTGGTCAATACACCTGATTTTTCAGATAAAAAGTTCTCCATTTGTCAAGTGTTAAAAAGTGCAGCAAACGTCACGTTTAAATCTGAGGAGGaggaattttatttgaaattagatGAGAATATTTATGCAAAACCTGTGCACTGTATTCGACGcatgaagaaaaaagaagcaaTTGAAGAGTTTGAAACAAAATTCCTCTACAACACCCACATTGGGTGGGAGGAATGGTGTAGTGGAGACAtcgaatattcattcactactcaGATGTTACCATTGAGGATTGTGAGTA GATTACTTAAGAGGCAACCTGAATGA
- the LOC107847758 gene encoding uncharacterized protein LOC107847758 isoform X2, whose translation MGEEERRNIYHQLSKWEVSKEDLLHMLRYNTNKLLPKKLGIFDLRKICSHGMTYGAMESACFTCKGLLVDEGDSYFCSRSGTNERICRKDMIHYVKVSENPWQIPDTVQNISLRKWHRQGGNLILEFNQAMIDQRNFVIDKIKTHTMMDNETELYIDVEVVYSYFLVNTPDFSDKKFSICQVLKSAANVTFKSEEEEFYLKLDENIYAKPVHCIRRMKKKEAIEEFETKFLYNTHIGWEEWCSGDIEYSFTTQMLPLRIVSNFLDTSLTMEMQLQHYGGNRRLLNKLRKTNGMAFRLSR comes from the exons ATGGGAGAAGAAGAAAGGAGGAATATATATCATCAACTTTCAAAATGGGAAGTCTCAAAAGAAGATTTGTTGCATATGTTACGATATAATACCAACAAATTGTTGCCTAAGAAGTTGGGAATTTTTGATCTGCGAAAAATTTG CTCCCACGGGATGACCTATGGAGCAATGGAGAGTGCCTGTTTTACTTGCAAAGGACTACTTGTCGATGAAGGTGATTCTTACTTCTGTAGCAGATCAGGAACGAACGAACGTATATGTCGTAAAGATATGATTCATTATGTAAAGGTTTCAGAGAATCCTTGGCAAATtccagatacagtacaaaacattTCATTGAGAAAG TGGCATAGGCAAGGGGGGAATCTGATTCTAGAGTTTAATCAAGCCATGATCGATCAAAGAAACTTTGTGATAGATAAAATAAAGACACATACGATGATGGACAATGAAACAGAGCTGTATATAGATGTTGAAGTTGTATACAGTTATTTTCTGGTCAATACACCTGATTTTTCAGATAAAAAGTTCTCCATTTGTCAAGTGTTAAAAAGTGCAGCAAACGTCACGTTTAAATCTGAGGAGGaggaattttatttgaaattagatGAGAATATTTATGCAAAACCTGTGCACTGTATTCGACGcatgaagaaaaaagaagcaaTTGAAGAGTTTGAAACAAAATTCCTCTACAACACCCACATTGGGTGGGAGGAATGGTGTAGTGGAGACAtcgaatattcattcactactcaGATGTTACCATTGAGGATTGTGAGTA ATTTTCTGGATACATCCTTGACAATGGAGATGCAACTTCAACACTACGGTGGTAATCGGAGGCTGTTAAACAAATTGCGAAAGACAAATGGAATGGCATTCAGACTCTCAAGATGA
- the LOC107847758 gene encoding uncharacterized protein LOC107847758 isoform X1, whose protein sequence is MGEEERRNIYHQLSKWEVSKEDLLHMLRYNTNKLLPKKLGIFDLRKICVSSHGMTYGAMESACFTCKGLLVDEGDSYFCSRSGTNERICRKDMIHYVKVSENPWQIPDTVQNISLRKWHRQGGNLILEFNQAMIDQRNFVIDKIKTHTMMDNETELYIDVEVVYSYFLVNTPDFSDKKFSICQVLKSAANVTFKSEEEEFYLKLDENIYAKPVHCIRRMKKKEAIEEFETKFLYNTHIGWEEWCSGDIEYSFTTQMLPLRIVSNFLDTSLTMEMQLQHYGGNRRLLNKLRKTNGMAFRLSR, encoded by the exons ATGGGAGAAGAAGAAAGGAGGAATATATATCATCAACTTTCAAAATGGGAAGTCTCAAAAGAAGATTTGTTGCATATGTTACGATATAATACCAACAAATTGTTGCCTAAGAAGTTGGGAATTTTTGATCTGCGAAAAATTTG TGTTAGCTCCCACGGGATGACCTATGGAGCAATGGAGAGTGCCTGTTTTACTTGCAAAGGACTACTTGTCGATGAAGGTGATTCTTACTTCTGTAGCAGATCAGGAACGAACGAACGTATATGTCGTAAAGATATGATTCATTATGTAAAGGTTTCAGAGAATCCTTGGCAAATtccagatacagtacaaaacattTCATTGAGAAAG TGGCATAGGCAAGGGGGGAATCTGATTCTAGAGTTTAATCAAGCCATGATCGATCAAAGAAACTTTGTGATAGATAAAATAAAGACACATACGATGATGGACAATGAAACAGAGCTGTATATAGATGTTGAAGTTGTATACAGTTATTTTCTGGTCAATACACCTGATTTTTCAGATAAAAAGTTCTCCATTTGTCAAGTGTTAAAAAGTGCAGCAAACGTCACGTTTAAATCTGAGGAGGaggaattttatttgaaattagatGAGAATATTTATGCAAAACCTGTGCACTGTATTCGACGcatgaagaaaaaagaagcaaTTGAAGAGTTTGAAACAAAATTCCTCTACAACACCCACATTGGGTGGGAGGAATGGTGTAGTGGAGACAtcgaatattcattcactactcaGATGTTACCATTGAGGATTGTGAGTA ATTTTCTGGATACATCCTTGACAATGGAGATGCAACTTCAACACTACGGTGGTAATCGGAGGCTGTTAAACAAATTGCGAAAGACAAATGGAATGGCATTCAGACTCTCAAGATGA
- the LOC107847758 gene encoding uncharacterized protein LOC107847758 isoform X3: MGEEERRNIYHQLSKWEVSKEDLLHMLRYNTNKLLPKKLGIFDLRKICVSSHGMTYGAMESACFTCKGLLVDEGDSYFCSRSGTNERICRKDMIHYVKVSENPWQIPDTVQNISLRKWHRQGGNLILEFNQAMIDQRNFVIDKIKTHTMMDNETELYIDVEVVYSYFLVNTPDFSDKKFSICQVLKSAANVTFKSEEEEFYLKLDENIYAKPVHCIRRMKKKEAIEEFETKFLYNTHIGWEEWCSGDIEYSFTTQMLPLRIDYLRGNLNDLTDQEIDDVLSWRN; this comes from the exons ATGGGAGAAGAAGAAAGGAGGAATATATATCATCAACTTTCAAAATGGGAAGTCTCAAAAGAAGATTTGTTGCATATGTTACGATATAATACCAACAAATTGTTGCCTAAGAAGTTGGGAATTTTTGATCTGCGAAAAATTTG TGTTAGCTCCCACGGGATGACCTATGGAGCAATGGAGAGTGCCTGTTTTACTTGCAAAGGACTACTTGTCGATGAAGGTGATTCTTACTTCTGTAGCAGATCAGGAACGAACGAACGTATATGTCGTAAAGATATGATTCATTATGTAAAGGTTTCAGAGAATCCTTGGCAAATtccagatacagtacaaaacattTCATTGAGAAAG TGGCATAGGCAAGGGGGGAATCTGATTCTAGAGTTTAATCAAGCCATGATCGATCAAAGAAACTTTGTGATAGATAAAATAAAGACACATACGATGATGGACAATGAAACAGAGCTGTATATAGATGTTGAAGTTGTATACAGTTATTTTCTGGTCAATACACCTGATTTTTCAGATAAAAAGTTCTCCATTTGTCAAGTGTTAAAAAGTGCAGCAAACGTCACGTTTAAATCTGAGGAGGaggaattttatttgaaattagatGAGAATATTTATGCAAAACCTGTGCACTGTATTCGACGcatgaagaaaaaagaagcaaTTGAAGAGTTTGAAACAAAATTCCTCTACAACACCCACATTGGGTGGGAGGAATGGTGTAGTGGAGACAtcgaatattcattcactactcaGATGTTACCATTGAGGATT GATTACTTAAGAGGCAACCTGAATGACTTAACAGATCAGGAGATTGATGATGTGTTATCCTGGAGAAATTGA
- the LOC107847758 gene encoding uncharacterized protein LOC107847758 isoform X4: MGEEERRNIYHQLSKWEVSKEDLLHMLRYNTNKLLPKKLGIFDLRKICSHGMTYGAMESACFTCKGLLVDEGDSYFCSRSGTNERICRKDMIHYVKVSENPWQIPDTVQNISLRKWHRQGGNLILEFNQAMIDQRNFVIDKIKTHTMMDNETELYIDVEVVYSYFLVNTPDFSDKKFSICQVLKSAANVTFKSEEEEFYLKLDENIYAKPVHCIRRMKKKEAIEEFETKFLYNTHIGWEEWCSGDIEYSFTTQMLPLRIDYLRGNLNDLTDQEIDDVLSWRN, encoded by the exons ATGGGAGAAGAAGAAAGGAGGAATATATATCATCAACTTTCAAAATGGGAAGTCTCAAAAGAAGATTTGTTGCATATGTTACGATATAATACCAACAAATTGTTGCCTAAGAAGTTGGGAATTTTTGATCTGCGAAAAATTTG CTCCCACGGGATGACCTATGGAGCAATGGAGAGTGCCTGTTTTACTTGCAAAGGACTACTTGTCGATGAAGGTGATTCTTACTTCTGTAGCAGATCAGGAACGAACGAACGTATATGTCGTAAAGATATGATTCATTATGTAAAGGTTTCAGAGAATCCTTGGCAAATtccagatacagtacaaaacattTCATTGAGAAAG TGGCATAGGCAAGGGGGGAATCTGATTCTAGAGTTTAATCAAGCCATGATCGATCAAAGAAACTTTGTGATAGATAAAATAAAGACACATACGATGATGGACAATGAAACAGAGCTGTATATAGATGTTGAAGTTGTATACAGTTATTTTCTGGTCAATACACCTGATTTTTCAGATAAAAAGTTCTCCATTTGTCAAGTGTTAAAAAGTGCAGCAAACGTCACGTTTAAATCTGAGGAGGaggaattttatttgaaattagatGAGAATATTTATGCAAAACCTGTGCACTGTATTCGACGcatgaagaaaaaagaagcaaTTGAAGAGTTTGAAACAAAATTCCTCTACAACACCCACATTGGGTGGGAGGAATGGTGTAGTGGAGACAtcgaatattcattcactactcaGATGTTACCATTGAGGATT GATTACTTAAGAGGCAACCTGAATGACTTAACAGATCAGGAGATTGATGATGTGTTATCCTGGAGAAATTGA
- the LOC107847758 gene encoding uncharacterized protein LOC107847758 isoform X7: MGEEERRNIYHQLSKWEVSKEDLLHMLRYNTNKLLPKKLGIFDLRKICVSSHGMTYGAMESACFTCKGLLVDEGDSYFCSRSGTNERICRKDMIHYVKVSENPWQIPDTVQNISLRKWHRQGGNLILEFNQAMIDQRNFVIDKIKTHTMMDNETELYIDVEVVYSYFLVNTPDFSDKKFSICQVLKSAANVTFKSEEEEFYLKLDENIYAKPVHCIRRMKKKEAIEEFETKFLYNTHIGWEEWCSGDIEYSFTTQMLPLRIIFWIHP; this comes from the exons ATGGGAGAAGAAGAAAGGAGGAATATATATCATCAACTTTCAAAATGGGAAGTCTCAAAAGAAGATTTGTTGCATATGTTACGATATAATACCAACAAATTGTTGCCTAAGAAGTTGGGAATTTTTGATCTGCGAAAAATTTG TGTTAGCTCCCACGGGATGACCTATGGAGCAATGGAGAGTGCCTGTTTTACTTGCAAAGGACTACTTGTCGATGAAGGTGATTCTTACTTCTGTAGCAGATCAGGAACGAACGAACGTATATGTCGTAAAGATATGATTCATTATGTAAAGGTTTCAGAGAATCCTTGGCAAATtccagatacagtacaaaacattTCATTGAGAAAG TGGCATAGGCAAGGGGGGAATCTGATTCTAGAGTTTAATCAAGCCATGATCGATCAAAGAAACTTTGTGATAGATAAAATAAAGACACATACGATGATGGACAATGAAACAGAGCTGTATATAGATGTTGAAGTTGTATACAGTTATTTTCTGGTCAATACACCTGATTTTTCAGATAAAAAGTTCTCCATTTGTCAAGTGTTAAAAAGTGCAGCAAACGTCACGTTTAAATCTGAGGAGGaggaattttatttgaaattagatGAGAATATTTATGCAAAACCTGTGCACTGTATTCGACGcatgaagaaaaaagaagcaaTTGAAGAGTTTGAAACAAAATTCCTCTACAACACCCACATTGGGTGGGAGGAATGGTGTAGTGGAGACAtcgaatattcattcactactcaGATGTTACCATTGAGGATT ATTTTCTGGATACATCCTTGA